A genomic window from Lasioglossum baleicum chromosome 7, iyLasBale1, whole genome shotgun sequence includes:
- the Npc2b gene encoding Niemann-Pick type C-2b has protein sequence MLRETILVFAVLLAVACATQVYKCGSGEPIADTNLIKISGCDNPPCKLKRGTKATVEEKFVVDHDASDMKNSVYAKVLNVPLPFVGVDGTSACDNIFNEDGTHLESCTLKAGTHYVYKREFAILPIYPTLSLTIHYAMKDANSTIACFEVPAKITN, from the exons ATGCTGAGGGAAACGATTCTCGTTTTCGCGGTTCTGCTCGCGGTCGCCTGCGCCACGCAAGTCTACAAGTGCGGGAGTG GAGAGCCGATAGCAGATACCAATCTGATTAAGATATCCGGCTGCGACAACCCGCCGTGTAAGCTGAAACGCGGGACCAAAGCAACGGTGGAGGAGAAgtttgtggtcgaccacgatgcCAGTGATATGAAGAACTCCGTGTACGCCAAGGTACTCAACGTGCCATTGCCGTTCGTCGGCGTTGACGGTACCAGCGCTTGCGACAACATTTTCAACGAAGATGGCACACACCTCGAGTCGTGCACGCTCAAGGCCGGCACCCACTACGTCTACAAACGCGAATTCGCCATCTTGCCCATCTACCCTACG CTCTCCTTGACGATACATTACGCGATGAAGGACGCCAACAGCACGATCGCTTGCTTCGAGGTCCCCGCGAAGATTACGAACTGA